A region from the Thermodesulfobacteriota bacterium genome encodes:
- a CDS encoding nitronate monooxygenase: protein MEWKTRVTEMLGIKYPIIQGSYGGFGTSEIAAPVSEAGGLGIITAGALKTPEGLREDIRKAMSMTDKPICVNLSVGICPHIDDMREVAIEEGIPVVETSAFQASNHGKRLKDAGVKWIHKVATVKHAIVAEKQGADAVVIVGMEGIGFKSVEQLPTLTSITWAVKQMKIPVIAAGGIGDARGFLASLAMGAEAAYLGTAFMATKECPIPERHKQYLVDVDPADPKLMKKVLSPPSPLALEKVMKLRGNIPHGEWMMKLERVLLKEDPDDMLLESDEVLKLAPGSLAVSGIDKVLTVKELIDSIINGAEYILKSGVFAGIKD from the coding sequence ATGGAATGGAAGACTAGAGTTACAGAAATGCTAGGTATAAAGTACCCTATTATTCAGGGGTCATACGGTGGATTTGGGACTTCAGAGATTGCGGCACCTGTCTCCGAAGCAGGTGGATTAGGTATTATTACTGCAGGGGCTTTGAAAACTCCGGAAGGGCTCAGAGAAGATATACGAAAGGCTATGTCCATGACTGATAAGCCTATCTGTGTGAATCTTAGTGTAGGTATCTGTCCTCATATAGATGATATGCGGGAAGTTGCCATTGAAGAAGGTATCCCTGTTGTTGAAACCTCAGCATTTCAAGCAAGTAATCATGGAAAGCGATTGAAGGATGCCGGGGTTAAATGGATCCACAAGGTGGCTACTGTTAAGCATGCAATAGTAGCTGAGAAACAAGGGGCTGATGCAGTTGTTATTGTTGGCATGGAAGGGATTGGATTTAAGAGTGTCGAGCAACTTCCTACACTTACGAGTATAACATGGGCAGTGAAACAGATGAAAATACCAGTAATTGCAGCCGGCGGAATAGGGGATGCCCGGGGATTTCTTGCTTCTCTGGCAATGGGGGCCGAGGCAGCGTATTTGGGAACAGCCTTCATGGCAACCAAAGAATGCCCCATACCAGAACGGCATAAGCAATATCTTGTGGATGTTGATCCGGCTGACCCTAAGCTTATGAAGAAGGTTTTATCTCCACCTAGCCCTCTTGCCCTGGAAAAGGTTATGAAACTGAGAGGGAATATCCCCCATGGTGAGTGGATGATGAAGCTCGAAAGGGTTTTATTGAAAGAAGACCCTGATGATATGCTGCTTGAGAGCGATGAAGTGCTGAAACTTGCTCCTGGCTCTCTAGCCGTAAGCGGAATAGATAAGGTCTTGACCGTAAAGGAACTCATAGACAGCATTATTAATGGTGCTGAATATATTCTAAAAAGCGGGGTTTTTGCCGGGATAAAGGATTAG